One genomic window of Armatimonadota bacterium includes the following:
- a CDS encoding polysaccharide deacetylase family protein, which yields MATRRKAATKKRPERWNAPPARRNPMGLLLVLAGISGLVYYACAPKATAPRAPSGAPIVARPARPERVAEEPAARPPEPKVIVTEKPPKPAEPAPEPDARPTNGVEGPAGSADVPEPRREIVEPSVKLTPDAPPAIEPPKTERRAIRMPRVTKGEFERNPGAAGEVALSFDGCYDDKPLPKILTTLDHHGYKATFFVAGRFAQRYPHSVKRIADDGMELGNHSWSHPKFTELTDAQIDSQLTRTNDLIREISGQTPTLFRPPFGDRDNRVRNEVAADGFHTVCWALDSWDSVKKGITSDEISKRVLGRVQPGDVVLLHVGSQATADALPAILEGLDARGLRVVPVSELMKG from the coding sequence ATGGCGACACGGCGGAAAGCAGCAACGAAGAAGAGACCGGAACGATGGAACGCACCACCCGCCCGACGCAACCCGATGGGGCTGCTCCTTGTCCTGGCCGGAATCTCCGGACTGGTCTATTACGCATGCGCCCCCAAGGCGACGGCGCCGCGGGCGCCATCCGGCGCTCCGATCGTTGCGCGGCCGGCGCGGCCCGAGCGCGTGGCGGAAGAACCGGCCGCGAGGCCGCCGGAGCCGAAGGTCATTGTAACGGAGAAACCGCCAAAGCCCGCGGAACCCGCCCCTGAACCGGACGCCAGGCCCACGAACGGCGTCGAAGGCCCGGCGGGCTCCGCGGATGTTCCCGAGCCTCGCCGCGAAATCGTCGAACCATCCGTGAAATTGACCCCGGACGCGCCCCCGGCAATCGAACCGCCGAAGACGGAGCGCCGCGCTATCCGCATGCCCCGTGTGACGAAGGGTGAATTCGAGCGGAACCCCGGGGCCGCCGGGGAGGTGGCGCTCTCCTTCGACGGATGCTACGACGACAAACCGCTCCCCAAGATCCTCACAACGCTCGACCACCACGGGTACAAGGCGACCTTTTTCGTGGCCGGCCGCTTCGCCCAGCGGTATCCCCACAGCGTGAAGCGCATCGCGGATGACGGCATGGAACTCGGCAACCATTCCTGGAGCCACCCCAAGTTCACGGAACTGACCGACGCGCAGATCGACAGCCAGTTGACCCGCACAAATGATCTGATCCGCGAGATCTCCGGCCAGACCCCCACGCTCTTCCGTCCGCCGTTCGGCGACCGGGACAACCGCGTGCGCAACGAAGTGGCCGCCGACGGCTTCCACACGGTCTGCTGGGCGCTGGACAGTTGGGACAGCGTGAAAAAGGGCATCACGAGCGACGAGATCTCGAAGCGCGTGCTGGGCCGCGTGCAACCCGGTGACGTGGTCCTGCTGCACGTCGGCTCCCAGGCAACCGCCGACGCCCTGCCCGCGATTCTCGAAGGGCTTGACGCCCGCGGCCTGCGGGTGGTACCCGTCAGCGAGTTGATGAAAGGGTAG
- a CDS encoding S41 family peptidase — translation MTFRRISSVGVLAAALAVASYGGFRVGLGGREPRVALRVASVGLLPDTLPTSSALRDTAPDEDMPPVDTYQEALDTIHQRYYGSLPKSTEYTTDQLLTYAAIRGMLGSLGDRYTRFLTPGEYRDMMDENHGEFSGIGARLDARASQVIVVDTIEGSPARKAGLKPGDHIVKVDNTVITSSKVDDAVKLIRGERGTAVALTVERKGVKHPLVFHVVRDIVEFDNVVTQVLPGNIGYMSLSSFNDQSDRRVGEALGKLQAKKVRGLIFDLRWNPGGLLEQAVAISSRFVHSGPIVWIKERGGKPESMDAIRVKRSVGHIPVVILINKYSASASEIVSGAIKDTKSGTLVGSTTWGKGLVQTINPIATDNSAVLITTHRYYTPAMVDINKKGIAPDVFVNVTDKDFAKVQQTRKLMDDPQIAKGVAVLQAKLRG, via the coding sequence ATGACGTTTCGTAGAATAAGCAGCGTTGGCGTGTTGGCGGCCGCACTGGCGGTTGCCTCCTATGGCGGGTTCCGGGTCGGTCTGGGCGGACGGGAGCCGCGTGTCGCGTTGCGTGTGGCAAGCGTCGGACTGCTCCCGGACACCCTGCCGACCTCGTCCGCCCTCCGCGATACCGCGCCCGATGAGGACATGCCGCCGGTCGATACGTATCAGGAAGCCCTCGACACGATCCACCAGCGCTATTACGGTTCGCTTCCGAAAAGCACCGAATACACCACCGACCAGCTTCTCACCTACGCGGCGATCCGCGGTATGCTGGGAAGCCTCGGAGATCGCTACACGCGGTTCCTCACCCCGGGTGAATACCGTGACATGATGGACGAGAACCACGGCGAATTCAGCGGCATCGGTGCGCGCCTGGACGCTCGCGCCAGCCAGGTGATCGTGGTCGATACCATCGAAGGAAGCCCCGCCCGTAAAGCGGGCCTGAAGCCGGGCGACCACATCGTGAAAGTCGACAACACGGTGATCACGTCCTCGAAGGTCGACGACGCGGTGAAGCTGATCCGTGGAGAACGTGGCACCGCGGTGGCCCTGACCGTCGAGAGGAAAGGCGTCAAGCACCCTCTCGTGTTCCATGTCGTCCGGGATATCGTTGAGTTTGACAACGTTGTGACTCAGGTTCTGCCCGGGAACATCGGCTACATGTCGCTGTCGTCGTTCAACGACCAGAGCGACCGCCGCGTGGGGGAGGCGCTGGGTAAACTGCAGGCCAAGAAGGTCCGCGGGCTGATCTTTGACCTCCGATGGAACCCGGGCGGCCTGTTGGAGCAGGCAGTCGCCATTTCCAGCCGATTCGTGCACAGCGGCCCGATTGTATGGATAAAGGAGCGAGGCGGAAAACCCGAAAGCATGGATGCGATCCGTGTGAAGCGCTCGGTAGGCCACATCCCGGTCGTCATCCTGATCAACAAGTACAGCGCAAGCGCCAGCGAGATCGTCTCAGGCGCCATCAAGGATACGAAGTCGGGAACGCTGGTCGGCTCGACCACCTGGGGCAAAGGCCTGGTCCAGACGATCAACCCGATCGCCACAGACAACAGCGCGGTGCTGATCACCACGCACCGTTACTATACGCCGGCGATGGTGGACATCAACAAGAAGGGCATCGCGCCGGACGTTTTTGTGAACGTGACGGACAAGGATTTTGCGAAGGTACAGCAAACGCGCAAACTGATGGACGATCCGCAGATCGCCAAAGGTGTGGCGGTACTGCAGGCGAAGCTACGGGGCTAG
- a CDS encoding S41 family peptidase yields MQRHYRNLFLVCALVAVASFAMGVYARKYSGGHRTGRSLWLASLTGREMSHSPSQTFAAVLDSLEDSYVDKVQDEKSLTYGALRQMMDELDDPNSRFLDPAETRDILDAEDGLFHGIGAVVNIEATHVKQGERRRVVIANVLPGGPAARAGLHVGDAIVMIGSQWVYGPHLNLPVIKRSDRSALPAPTLPQTDDAVIFTTRDIMQRLSRDGESVRLTLMGGGGKSLEVVDVAAASTKIPPVEVVSRDADVAEVRISGLTKSVGPQLDSALERATESGARRIVLDLRGCVGGSLERAAQVASRFTDGDLGSVSRKVGAKTGKAALVAHKTSNAWTGPLVVMVDRSTLGAAEFLAGSLAANGRATLVGTRTFGDGMEHSVVVLHDGSSLLMTTGKIFTSNGQSFQARGVTPGVAVASAADQPAAAMKAFR; encoded by the coding sequence ATGCAGAGACATTACAGAAACTTGTTCCTGGTGTGCGCACTGGTGGCCGTGGCTTCGTTCGCCATGGGCGTCTACGCGCGCAAATACAGCGGCGGCCACCGGACCGGCCGATCCCTATGGCTCGCCAGCCTCACCGGGCGCGAAATGAGCCACTCGCCTTCCCAGACTTTCGCGGCCGTCCTGGACAGCCTCGAAGACTCGTATGTGGACAAGGTCCAGGACGAGAAGAGCCTCACCTATGGCGCCCTGCGCCAGATGATGGACGAACTGGACGATCCGAACAGCCGGTTCCTGGACCCCGCTGAAACGCGGGATATCCTCGACGCGGAGGATGGGCTGTTCCACGGGATCGGCGCGGTTGTAAACATCGAGGCAACCCACGTCAAACAGGGCGAGCGCCGCCGTGTCGTCATCGCGAACGTGCTGCCCGGCGGTCCTGCGGCCAGGGCGGGTCTGCACGTCGGCGACGCGATCGTGATGATCGGCAGCCAGTGGGTCTACGGCCCGCATCTGAATTTGCCGGTCATCAAGCGGTCCGATAGGTCGGCCCTGCCGGCGCCCACGCTACCCCAGACCGATGACGCCGTCATTTTCACCACGCGCGACATCATGCAGCGCCTGTCCCGCGACGGAGAGTCCGTGCGGCTCACGCTCATGGGTGGCGGCGGCAAGTCGCTGGAAGTCGTGGACGTGGCGGCCGCCTCGACGAAGATCCCCCCCGTGGAGGTCGTCTCCCGCGACGCCGACGTGGCGGAGGTAAGGATTTCGGGACTCACCAAATCCGTGGGACCGCAACTGGATTCCGCATTGGAGCGCGCAACGGAATCAGGCGCCAGACGCATCGTGCTTGACCTCCGTGGCTGCGTTGGCGGATCGCTGGAGCGGGCCGCCCAGGTAGCCTCCCGGTTCACGGACGGCGACCTCGGAAGCGTCAGCCGCAAGGTGGGCGCCAAGACTGGAAAGGCCGCGCTAGTGGCGCACAAGACGTCGAACGCCTGGACCGGGCCGCTGGTCGTGATGGTGGACCGCAGCACGCTGGGCGCCGCCGAGTTCCTCGCAGGGTCCCTCGCGGCGAATGGACGCGCAACCCTGGTGGGTACCAGGACGTTCGGCGACGGCATGGAGCACAGCGTCGTTGTGCTGCACGACGGCTCGTCGCTCCTGATGACCACCGGAAAGATATTCACATCCAACGGCCAGTCATTCCAGGCTCGGGGCGTCACGCCCGGCGTAGCAGTGGCAAGCGCCGCGGATCAGCCGGCGGCGGCGATGAAGGCCTTCCGTTAG
- a CDS encoding dockerin type I repeat-containing protein, with the protein MMSRWITIAALAALHCRAFAGGPSSSADFATKVLAYSGVNGVSGYTSHPEYAIGPPSTSASPIVPDNSSVFSFGWGGFITLGFDKPITNDPRHPGGYDFIVFGNAFYAGGDPAAPYREPGYVEVGVDPTGLHQYNVGVKWYWLKGSPAPASVSGFPIAPPGWTDTVIGYADCTPTDGSGDPLVPSDPYAASITPGSAGGDAFNLDWAVDANNLLAHLDYADFVRVTCAVNALTNLGNPYSTEVDAVSLVRPRVPGDVDYDNTVTISDACLALRAALSVDSLDIEQQRRADVTGHDGPPTVADAAAILQTAAGMR; encoded by the coding sequence ATGATGTCACGCTGGATCACCATAGCGGCCCTGGCCGCGCTGCACTGCCGCGCGTTTGCCGGCGGGCCCTCTTCGAGCGCCGATTTTGCCACGAAAGTCCTTGCCTATAGCGGGGTTAACGGCGTTTCAGGCTATACGTCACACCCTGAATATGCCATCGGCCCTCCGAGCACATCCGCTTCGCCCATCGTTCCGGACAATTCGTCCGTGTTCTCCTTCGGCTGGGGCGGCTTTATCACCCTCGGTTTCGACAAGCCAATCACCAACGACCCACGCCATCCAGGCGGTTACGATTTCATCGTCTTCGGAAACGCTTTCTACGCCGGCGGCGACCCCGCGGCGCCGTATCGCGAACCGGGCTACGTTGAAGTGGGCGTCGATCCCACCGGCCTGCACCAATACAACGTCGGCGTCAAATGGTACTGGCTCAAGGGCTCGCCCGCACCGGCGTCCGTTTCCGGGTTTCCGATTGCGCCCCCAGGTTGGACGGATACCGTCATCGGCTACGCCGACTGTACTCCCACAGACGGCAGTGGCGATCCGCTTGTTCCCTCCGACCCGTATGCGGCGTCGATTACACCGGGCTCGGCCGGCGGCGACGCGTTCAACCTTGACTGGGCGGTCGATGCCAACAACCTTCTCGCCCACCTGGATTACGCGGATTTCGTGCGGGTTACCTGCGCCGTGAACGCGCTGACCAACCTCGGTAATCCATACTCAACGGAAGTCGATGCCGTTTCGCTCGTGCGCCCCCGCGTTCCGGGTGACGTGGACTACGACAACACCGTCACGATATCCGACGCGTGCCTCGCGCTGCGGGCCGCGCTTTCCGTCGATAGCCTCGACATCGAGCAGCAGCGCCGCGCAGATGTCACGGGACATGATGGCCCGCCAACCGTCGCCGACGCTGCGGCCATCCTCCAGACAGCCGCCGGCATGCGCTAG
- a CDS encoding MFS transporter, protein MPNEAHDPYAALRLREYQLYALGNVLGILGAQAQSVAVGWELYERTHSKLALGYVGLVQILPVILLTFPAGHLADRLDRRIVLIASQIATALCSLGLAALSVMHGPVIGTYALLFLAGCAMAVRNPSRAALMPQIVPAEVFSNAVTWNSTCMQVASVAGPAMGGVMLAVLHGAAPVFAAAALTSLAFAAVVSMIRVRSIKRPTEPVTLRSVIAGAGFVYRTKIILAAITMDMFAVLLGGATVLLPVYAKDILKVGPGGLGWLQAAPSAGAFCMAIYLAHARPMQRAGTTLLWAVSGFGAATIVFGLSRSFLLSLGMLFLTGVFDNVSVVIRQTLVQLRTPDELRGRVAAVNGLFIGTSNQLGGFESGLVAQYLTPQISVVAGGVGTIVVVLGVAAIWPQLRRLGRLHEAVVSDTGGAASP, encoded by the coding sequence TTGCCGAACGAAGCACACGACCCATACGCCGCCCTGCGCCTGCGGGAGTACCAGCTGTACGCCCTCGGAAACGTTCTGGGTATACTCGGGGCGCAGGCTCAGAGCGTGGCCGTGGGCTGGGAGTTGTACGAGCGCACCCACTCCAAATTGGCCCTGGGATATGTTGGGCTCGTGCAGATCCTCCCTGTCATCCTTCTGACGTTTCCCGCCGGCCATCTGGCGGATCGCCTGGACCGGCGCATCGTGCTGATTGCGTCCCAGATCGCGACGGCGCTGTGTTCGTTGGGCCTCGCCGCGCTGAGCGTCATGCACGGGCCCGTGATCGGCACCTATGCCCTGCTGTTTCTCGCGGGCTGCGCGATGGCGGTCCGAAATCCGTCCCGCGCCGCGCTGATGCCGCAGATCGTCCCGGCGGAGGTCTTCTCCAACGCGGTGACGTGGAACAGCACGTGCATGCAGGTCGCGTCCGTCGCCGGCCCCGCGATGGGCGGTGTGATGCTGGCGGTCCTCCATGGCGCCGCCCCCGTATTCGCCGCCGCGGCTCTGACATCGCTCGCCTTCGCGGCGGTGGTCTCGATGATCCGCGTTCGCAGCATCAAGCGGCCGACGGAGCCGGTAACGTTGCGGTCCGTGATAGCAGGCGCCGGCTTCGTGTATCGGACGAAGATTATCCTCGCCGCGATCACGATGGATATGTTCGCTGTGCTGCTGGGCGGGGCCACGGTGCTGCTGCCGGTATATGCCAAGGACATCCTCAAAGTCGGTCCCGGCGGTCTGGGCTGGCTGCAGGCGGCCCCGTCGGCCGGGGCGTTCTGCATGGCTATCTACCTGGCGCACGCCCGGCCCATGCAGCGCGCCGGAACGACGCTCCTCTGGGCGGTTTCCGGGTTCGGGGCGGCGACCATCGTGTTCGGCCTTTCCCGCTCGTTCCTGCTCTCCCTGGGCATGCTGTTTCTCACCGGCGTGTTCGACAACGTGAGCGTGGTGATCCGGCAGACGCTGGTGCAGTTGCGAACGCCCGACGAACTGCGAGGGCGCGTCGCCGCGGTGAACGGGCTGTTCATCGGCACTTCAAACCAACTGGGCGGCTTCGAGTCCGGCCTCGTGGCGCAGTATCTCACTCCCCAGATCTCGGTCGTGGCGGGAGGCGTGGGCACGATCGTGGTCGTTCTAGGGGTCGCCGCGATCTGGCCGCAACTGCGAAGGCTCGGACGCCTGCACGAGGCTGTGGTATCGGACACCGGCGGCGCCGCGAGCCCCTAG
- a CDS encoding glycosyltransferase family 4 protein yields the protein MRVLNIGLGARTAQSNATGHAAEWTREISRLVGEYVSVTEGDGEDATPVRLADNATAYTLRCHPLAYPFAAAAFAERLHRREPFDLCTAEDPVRSGLAGALFSRRTGVPLNVENPAFHVHDPAGPHARACQPIYYRIGLRVLRQADSIRNYSPDQDAALIQLGIPRDRIDCIPHPFPEVAATDRAACRKRLNLGANDRMVLRAGRMVPYENVGALLGAFAIMRRNCAARLFLVGDGPCRRGWEARARDLGLADAVTWAGAVPEGDMPGYYAAADVFVAPAIQETGPRTVLEALAANCPVIVTPRMGVVRYGICEHERTAFVVPHDDVSAMASAMRQMLEDTEQARAMAALGRERALDRCALGRVAREVASVFRETVQRVDLEASVRGVDSALVSAGRTPELRLEV from the coding sequence ATGCGGGTGCTGAACATAGGGCTGGGTGCGCGGACGGCGCAATCGAACGCAACCGGCCATGCGGCGGAGTGGACGCGTGAGATCTCGCGCCTCGTAGGGGAATACGTGTCAGTCACCGAGGGGGACGGTGAGGATGCAACGCCGGTCCGGTTGGCGGATAACGCAACGGCGTATACTTTACGCTGCCATCCTCTGGCCTATCCGTTTGCGGCGGCCGCGTTCGCGGAGCGCCTGCATCGCCGGGAGCCGTTCGACCTCTGCACCGCGGAAGACCCGGTCCGGTCCGGCCTGGCCGGCGCCCTGTTTTCCCGGCGAACCGGGGTACCGCTGAACGTGGAAAACCCAGCCTTCCACGTCCATGACCCGGCAGGGCCGCATGCGCGCGCTTGCCAACCCATTTACTACCGGATTGGGCTCCGGGTACTCAGACAGGCGGACAGCATCCGCAATTACAGTCCCGACCAGGATGCGGCGCTCATTCAATTGGGCATTCCGCGCGATCGCATCGACTGCATTCCGCACCCTTTCCCGGAAGTCGCTGCGACTGACCGCGCTGCCTGCCGTAAACGACTCAACCTCGGCGCGAACGACCGGATGGTCCTCCGCGCCGGCCGCATGGTACCGTACGAGAACGTCGGCGCGTTGCTGGGTGCTTTCGCCATAATGCGGCGAAACTGCGCGGCGCGCCTGTTCCTGGTGGGTGACGGCCCGTGCCGCCGCGGGTGGGAGGCGCGCGCCCGCGATCTTGGATTAGCCGACGCCGTCACGTGGGCCGGAGCCGTGCCGGAGGGCGACATGCCCGGCTACTACGCCGCCGCGGATGTATTCGTGGCGCCGGCCATCCAGGAGACCGGCCCGCGGACCGTACTTGAAGCGCTCGCCGCCAATTGCCCCGTCATCGTCACGCCCCGGATGGGCGTCGTCCGCTACGGAATATGCGAGCATGAGCGCACCGCCTTTGTGGTTCCGCACGACGACGTGTCCGCCATGGCTTCCGCCATGCGGCAGATGTTGGAGGATACGGAGCAGGCGCGCGCGATGGCCGCTTTGGGTCGGGAACGCGCGCTCGACCGGTGCGCCCTCGGCCGGGTCGCCAGGGAGGTTGCCAGCGTGTTCCGGGAGACCGTCCAGCGCGTCGATTTGGAGGCGTCCGTCCGCGGTGTCGATTCCGCTCTCGTATCCGCCGGCCGAACGCCGGAATTGAGGCTTGAGGTCTGA
- a CDS encoding RHS repeat-associated core domain-containing protein: MSGSATSEVFGYQGQWGAYTDAGTGLVLMTHRYYDPAAGRFVTRDPIGYAGGINLYGYVGGDPVTTTDPRGGDGSVLRGRARLG; this comes from the coding sequence GTGAGCGGTTCGGCCACCAGCGAGGTTTTCGGCTACCAGGGTCAGTGGGGCGCCTACACAGACGCCGGGACGGGCCTCGTGCTGATGACGCACCGCTACTACGACCCAGCCGCGGGCCGGTTCGTAACCCGTGATCCCATCGGATACGCCGGCGGCATCAACCTCTACGGCTACGTGGGCGGCGACCCGGTGACCACGACGGATCCACGGGGCGGTGATGGAAGCGTGCTACGAGGGCGGGCTAGGTTGGGCTAA
- a CDS encoding RHS repeat-associated core domain-containing protein: MLCGHRYYDPATGRWLTRDPIGYNGGVNLYGYVGGDPVNGSDSWGLAAQS, from the coding sequence GTGCTCTGCGGCCACCGCTACTACGATCCCGCCACCGGCCGCTGGCTGACGCGTGATCCCATCGGCTATAACGGCGGGGTGAACCTGTACGGCTACGTGGGCGGGGACCCGGTGAACGGAAGCGATTCGTGGGGACTGGCGGCGCAGTCATAA
- a CDS encoding SMI1/KNR4 family protein, which yields MVIMGFTRTSREHLPLFFDQRSEVAFARVQVKSPGVPPLRCDVVAANGRISSLEFSRSPSRLRGAAITCTASVLVDMSQIRAESIDRSTTPVPPSSDLSQLGFALPPTGIAGPASESDFDELSARFTRPIPADYSALLRETNGFRCGQWRFFGTRVRSVVQPDGLYLIVAEDDISRYALGYRQDNPDDKVYLLDQIDGDEIPLEKELIIALQQTLASPPNPDAIE from the coding sequence ATGGTCATTATGGGCTTCACGCGAACCTCACGTGAGCATCTTCCTCTGTTCTTTGATCAACGAAGTGAGGTCGCATTTGCTCGCGTGCAGGTAAAATCACCAGGCGTTCCACCTTTGCGATGTGATGTTGTTGCGGCAAATGGTCGAATCTCCTCACTTGAGTTCTCAAGGTCACCAAGTCGACTGAGGGGAGCGGCCATCACCTGTACAGCATCTGTTCTTGTCGACATGTCACAAATCCGTGCAGAATCGATCGACAGGAGTACAACACCCGTGCCCCCGAGTTCGGATCTGTCCCAGCTTGGGTTTGCACTACCTCCAACGGGAATAGCCGGACCGGCCTCTGAAAGTGACTTCGATGAGCTCTCTGCACGTTTTACGCGCCCGATTCCTGCTGACTATTCTGCTCTCCTTCGCGAGACCAATGGCTTTCGTTGCGGCCAATGGAGGTTTTTCGGTACACGGGTACGAAGCGTCGTTCAACCAGACGGCCTATACCTTATCGTAGCGGAGGATGACATTTCTCGTTACGCTTTGGGTTATCGTCAAGATAATCCCGATGACAAGGTATACCTCTTGGATCAGATTGACGGGGACGAAATACCCCTTGAAAAAGAGCTCATCATCGCGCTCCAGCAAACTCTGGCGTCACCGCCCAATCCGGATGCGATCGAATGA
- a CDS encoding RHS repeat-associated core domain-containing protein has protein sequence MQGHRYYDPATARWLTRDPIGYNGGINLYGYVGGDPVNGADPSGFEGSYVGVSVNAFAAIFGLGADCGVVTDHTQCGGTHIGLRLSVNGNSGYGLGASAGPTFNGWADPKSPLRTGVSRSNYAYAALAGAHGGSACVSWPDGVNARGVVYPSYINFFEPWTYMELPYREMEYGISPKYGCIGAVANQGKSFSLQLDITETAGQLVNWGKLIWRKHFG, from the coding sequence CTGCAAGGCCATCGCTACTACGACCCCGCAACCGCCCGCTGGCTTACCCGCGATCCCATCGGCTACAACGGCGGCATCAACCTGTACGGGTACGTTGGCGGCGACCCGGTGAACGGGGCGGACCCGAGCGGATTCGAAGGCAGCTATGTTGGGGTAAGCGTGAACGCTTTCGCGGCCATTTTCGGTCTCGGAGCCGACTGTGGAGTCGTCACGGACCATACTCAGTGCGGGGGCACGCACATCGGTCTGCGTCTCAGCGTGAACGGCAACAGCGGGTACGGGCTTGGGGCTTCGGCCGGCCCGACCTTCAACGGTTGGGCAGATCCCAAATCTCCCCTCAGAACTGGAGTATCGAGGTCCAATTACGCGTACGCAGCGCTCGCTGGCGCACATGGCGGTTCAGCGTGCGTCTCTTGGCCGGACGGGGTGAATGCGAGGGGAGTAGTATATCCGAGCTATATCAACTTTTTCGAACCATGGACCTATATGGAACTCCCATATAGGGAAATGGAGTACGGCATTAGTCCGAAATATGGCTGCATTGGTGCTGTCGCCAACCAAGGAAAGAGTTTTAGCCTTCAGTTGGACATCACTGAAACTGCGGGTCAACTGGTTAACTGGGGGAAGCTGATCTGGCGCAAGCACTTTGGCTAG
- a CDS encoding RHS repeat-associated core domain-containing protein has product MIQLHETFSGGNHTIAAPFGYQGQWGAYTDAGTGLVLMTHRYYDPATGRWLTRDPIGYNGGINLYGYVGGDPVNGSDPSGYSASLALEAGQFFLRAAVAEEIVGGGPADPVGDGAVVITAGVGVIVCGGLAIWDHFHPTIPSAALASHGSLAAAKEKMRQGDNTAANAAAHKAISNALSGAGLPPNDPGLRERIKRAIESAKAKFKGCDKGNNPNHGWKELNRIAREKADEIAAQRRAAGR; this is encoded by the coding sequence GTGATCCAACTGCACGAGACCTTTTCTGGAGGCAACCACACCATCGCCGCACCGTTCGGCTACCAGGGTCAGTGGGGCGCCTACACAGACGCCGGCACGGGCCTGGTGCTGATGACGCACCGTTACTACGATCCCGCAACGGGCAGATGGCTGACCCGCGATCCTATCGGCTACAACGGCGGCATCAACCTGTACGGCTACGTGGGCGGCGACCCGGTGAACGGGAGCGACCCGAGCGGGTATAGCGCTTCTCTCGCGCTCGAGGCCGGGCAGTTCTTTTTGAGAGCTGCCGTGGCTGAAGAGATTGTCGGCGGAGGGCCTGCCGATCCCGTTGGTGACGGGGCCGTTGTGATTACAGCTGGGGTTGGCGTAATCGTGTGTGGTGGGTTGGCGATATGGGACCATTTCCATCCAACAATTCCATCGGCGGCCTTAGCATCGCACGGATCACTGGCTGCGGCGAAGGAGAAGATGCGGCAAGGTGACAATACGGCTGCGAATGCAGCGGCTCATAAGGCGATTTCGAATGCTCTAAGTGGAGCCGGTCTCCCACCTAACGATCCCGGGCTGAGAGAGCGAATCAAGCGGGCTATTGAGAGCGCCAAGGCAAAGTTCAAGGGCTGCGACAAGGGGAACAATCCCAATCACGGTTGGAAAGAGCTGAACAGAATTGCGAGGGAAAAGGCAGACGAGATCGCAGCCCAGCGTCGGGCCGCTGGCAGGTAG
- a CDS encoding RHS repeat-associated core domain-containing protein gives MYDAYGARLAGNPNNDPYGYSGQWGYYTDAETTTGLVLCGHRYYDPATGRWLTRDPIGYNGGINLYGYVGGDPVNRSDPSGLKPGDKYKSLNACGKQAIRDINPKSIREDREYAGFIYKNRDGSYSYTAPVPLMGTDGGAALDTNPNRAAADYHTHGNCPKWNPGEYANFSPTDKQDNTTNGWPGFLGTPQGKIKRYDPDPKKKGPGRVIVVGTVAPK, from the coding sequence ATCTATGACGCGTACGGCGCCAGGTTGGCCGGCAACCCGAACAACGATCCTTACGGTTACAGCGGCCAGTGGGGCTACTACACCGACGCGGAGACCACCACCGGCCTGGTGCTGTGTGGCCACCGCTACTACGATCCCGCCACCGGCAGATGGCTAACGCGCGATCCCATCGGCTACAACGGCGGCATCAATCTGTACGGGTACGTGGGCGGAGACCCGGTGAACAGAAGCGACCCCAGTGGACTCAAGCCAGGCGACAAGTATAAATCTTTGAACGCGTGTGGAAAGCAGGCGATACGGGACATTAACCCGAAGTCAATCAGAGAAGATCGGGAATACGCAGGTTTTATCTATAAGAATAGGGATGGTTCCTATTCCTACACGGCTCCAGTGCCATTGATGGGCACCGATGGCGGAGCTGCGTTGGATACCAATCCGAACAGGGCGGCTGCGGATTACCATACGCACGGAAATTGCCCGAAATGGAACCCTGGTGAATACGCAAACTTTTCACCTACCGACAAACAAGACAACACGACGAACGGCTGGCCCGGTTTCCTGGGTACACCGCAAGGAAAGATCAAGCGATACGATCCGGATCCCAAGAAGAAGGGGCCAGGGCGCGTAATCGTGGTAGGGACGGTCGCTCCAAAGTAG